From Solanum lycopersicum chromosome 8, SLM_r2.1, the proteins below share one genomic window:
- the LOC101258773 gene encoding 5-amino-6-(5-phospho-D-ribitylamino)uracil phosphatase, chloroplastic — translation MVESIGAISLLGRVPVYGVNCSKDVSSKRKSIDVCRLPSADFLGRKLVCGSNLLRLRGDCVRFSLIRGQAMELTKEAFSFREDEKISKDFRYRIETDVDKKPGKWPPTNKADNPALHNPLLRQERMGCGWLAAIFEWEGVLTEDNPDLEKQAWLALSQEEGKSPPPGFILKRIEGMKNEQAISEVLCWSRDPVQVKRMATRKEDIYQALQGGIYSFRPGSQEFVNTLMHYKVPMALVSTRPRKYVENAIGTIGFEGIFSVIVAAEDVHRGKPDPEMFVYASQLLQFIPERCIVFGNSNQTVEAAHDAQMKCVAVASKHPVYELGAADLVVRHLDELSIVDLKNLAAVELTEFGSPEPELEMEEEDDPYPPSAVAVDDGFW, via the coding sequence ATGGTTGAATCAATTGGTGCAATATCACTTTTAGGGAGGGTGCCAGTTTATGGAGTTAATTGTAGCAAAGATGTGTCGAGTAAACGGAAGTCGATTGATGTATGTCGATTGCCTTCTGCTGATTTTCTTGGCAGAAAGCTTGTTTGTGGTTCGAATTTACTGAGATTAAGAGGTGATTGTGTGAGGTTTTCGTTGATTAGAGGTCAGGCGATGGAATTGACCAAAGAGGCATTTTCGTTCAGAGAGGACGAGAAAATATCTAAAGATTTTCGTTATAGGATTGAGACTGATGTGGATAAAAAGCCAGGGAAATGGCCACCAACGAATAAAGCTGATAATCCAGCTCTTCATAATCCATTGCTTAGACAAGAGAGGATGGGCTGTGGATGGTTAGCAGCTATATTTGAATGGGAAGGTGTGTTAACTGAAGACAATCCAGATCTCGAGAAGCAGGCGTGGTTAGCTCTGTCTCAGGAAGAAGGAAAATCACCTCCTCCGGGTTTTATTTTGAAGAGAATTGAAGGAATGAAGAATGAGCAAGCGATATCAGAAGTTCTATGCTGGTCAAGAGATCCTGTTCAAGTGAAGAGAATGGCTACTCGGAAGGAAGATATTTATCAAGCCCTGCAGGGGGGAATATATAGCTTCCGACCTGGATCACAGGAGTTCGTCAACACCCTGATGCACTACAAAGTGCCAATGGCTTTAGTGTCTACACGTCCAAGAAAATATGTCGAGAATGCAATTGGTACCATTGGCTTTGAAGGGATATTTAGTGTAATTGTAGCTGCAGAGGATGTTCACAGAGGGAAGCCTGATCCGGAGATGTTTGTCTATGCATCACAGCTTCTACAATTCATACCAGAGAGGTGTATTGTGTTTGGGAACTCAAACCAAACCGTCGAGGCTGCACATGATGCTCAGATGAAGTGTGTTGCAGTTGCTAGCAAACATCCAGTGTATGAGCTTGGTGCTGCTGACTTGGTTGTGAGGCACCTTGATGAGCTCTCGATCGTTGACCTAAAGAACCTTGCTGCTGTTGAGCTGACTGAATTTGGATCTCCTGAACCAGAATTGGAAATGGAAGAAGAGGATGATCCTTATCCTCCATCTGCAGTGGCCGTCGATGATGGTTTCTGGTAA
- the LOC101259063 gene encoding uncharacterized protein, whose amino-acid sequence MGKKPSRKNGVGKASGSITLREESGVKKKQTLVNAKSMLKLEHIKDIANWTSGEGSIPSLAAFFGQRLAVSAESLGVSPDPSLLTCQRCESILQAGYNSTARIEKNKRKARKKRKTSGIPSKNSVVYECHFCSHRNLKRGNSRGYMNSLYPAKPKTLTVDPATSATRKVKVDPTESTMQRSEHLGTLVASIDKTKVDPTESATRESEQLDTLVASIDKAGVDPTGSAMQKSEHLDTLVASIDKTRVDTTESATQKSEQFDAFGGSTTDATVSSELVGDDPMAGPATPLSTVSVTSLLDSKKRKRNRTGSKKKGETQDGSSMTDVEKTVSTSSKRKKKSWTSLKEIAESQSNNTRKFSNISVPFTL is encoded by the exons ATGGGTAAGAAACCGTCGAGGAAGAATGGAGTTGGTAAAGCATCTGGTTCAATTACATTGCGAGAAGAATCAGGTGTGAAGAAGAAACAAACTCTTGTTAATGCGAAATCGATGCTGAAATTGGAGCATATAAAGGATATTGCTAACTGGACTAGTGGAGAAGGTTCCATACCTTCACTTGCTGCGTTTTTTGGGCAGAGATTAGCTGTATCAGCTGAGTCTTTGGGTGTTTCACCTGACCCTTCATTATTAACCTGTCAAAG GTGTGAATCTATCCTTCAGGCTGGCTACAATAGTACAGCACGGATtgagaagaacaaaagaaaggCACGAAAGAAACGCAAAACATCAGGTATTCCCTCGAAGAACTCAGTTGTATATGAGTGTCATTTCTGCTCACATCGAAATCTAAAGAGAGGAAACTCAAGAGGCTATATGAATAGCCTATATCCTGCCAAACCAAAAACTTTAACAGTTGACCCTGCTACATCAGCAACCCGAAAGGTAAAAGTTGATCCTACTGAATCAACAATGCAAAGATCTGAACATTTGGGCACGTTAGTGGCTAGTATCGATAAGACAAAAGTTGATCCTACTGAATCAGCAACCCGAGAATCTGAACAGTTGGATACGTTAGTGGCTAGTATTGATAAGGCAGGAGTTGATCCTACTGGATCTGCAATGCAAAAGTCTGAACATTTGGATACGTTAGTGGCTAGTATCGATAAGACAAGAGTTGACACTACTGAATCAGCAACCCAAAAATCTGAACAGTTCGATGCTTTTGGGGGCAGTACCACGGATGCAACAGTTTCATCTGAGCTAGTTGGAGATGATCCTATGGCTGGTCCTGCAACTCCATTGTCAACAGTTTCTGTTACTTCTTTGTTGGATTcaaagaagaggaaaagaaatCGAACAGGGTCCAAGAAGAAAGGTGAAACCCAGGATGGTTCATCAATGACAGATGTTGAGAAGACTGTCTCAACATCCAGTAAGAGAAAGAAGAAGTCTTGGACTAGTTTGAAGGAAATTGCTGAAAGTCAGAGTAACAATACTAGGAAGTTCTCCAATATATCTGTTCCATTTACTCTTTGA